TTCCTCCTCTTTTAACAGCTTTTAATGTCGATCAGCTTATTGGACATAGCTTTTTAGTATTCCCTAGCAATATTAATTCTTATCGTGATTTTTCTGTGTCTGTGCGAGAAGTTCCTTATACTTATTAATTTCTGAGTTAAAACGGTCTGGTATATCTTCATTTGGGTGTAACTTTTTCCAGATGAAAATTCCAATCATTGACCAAAGGCCTGCACGAATTAAATCCTTTAGTTTGAGATGTCCCACTGTCATGAATTTAACGAACTTATTTAAAATCCAGTACATAATAGCGATAATAATTATTAACCATGTGAGAATAATAGACATATCTTCCTCCTAGTTATAGTAATAATAATTTCTACGTTGTTTTTGTTTGATGGTCTGACCGACATACAGTTGTGTACCAGAGTCTCCAAGACCATCTTTATATACGTGAGTGATGCCGGTGCTACTATCATCTAATCTGTAAAGCATACCGTAATCGGTTTTCCACCCATAAGCCATTCCCTGTGAAGTTTCTATAGACGAATATGCAGAGCCAACGTATTTTTGTAAAGTTTCGACGTCTTTTTGCCCAAAAACCTTAGCAAATGATTTTAGTTCACCTTCGTTTACTCTTTTCTTGCTAGATTCCTTAGCTTCAGCCTTATCTTTTTTTATAGCAGCTTTATGAATTTTATCAGGAGATCCATCAAACAATTTATCATTTTCAAAATCTAAGTCATCAGATCCATACATAAGCGTACTTGAGCTCTCGTCTGTGGGCTTCCCCATAATGGAAATTACTTGTGACTTTGTCATGCCAAGCTTAATTTTATTAAAACTGTATACTTTTTTCTTTGTTTTTTTAGCGCTAGCTTTATTTTCGCTTGAAGCTTTTTTAGCTACAGTCTTCTTAGTGTCACTATTATTCTTGGAAGACTTCTTTTTGATGCTACTTGTTTTTTTTGAGGCAGCCTTCTTCGAATTACTTCTTTTGCTGCTTGATTTGTTCGAATGCTTTTTGTTAGAATTTTTATCGGCACTTTCAATCGTTGACGTACTGGTTTTTTTCGAGTGTGCTATCGTGTCCTTACTGCTTGCTGTGTTTTTAACTGGATTAGCTATCAATCCTACAACAACAAATAGAAAAGATGCAGCGAGAGCAATCAAGCCGTATTTAAAAGATTGTTTTGAGCTAGCTCCTTTAATAAGTTTGAAAATTCCCCGACATATAAAATATATAAATATCAACAATGAGATGAAGAACATTATCTCGGCAAAAGTTTCCATAATTCCTCCAAATTAATTTATACTAATCTCCGTCGAATGGTACCCCGTATTGATAGGACAGTTCTCTGTATGAATAGGGAATATGGCCATTCTCCTCAATAAACAACATTCCCATCAATCCAACTGAAAATTCATCAGCTTCACGTTCAAACTTAGAATGTCCATGTTTAACGGAAGTGTAGTACCCAATCAGCCCCTCATGGAATATAACGTGTCCTAGTTCGTGACCGAGTATGAAATACTGTGTAGGCGTGTGTTTAATAGAATTATTGAGTAGTATGATAGGCTCTTGGTTGTCATAAGCATTTTTACCCAGAGGCATTGCCCCAAAATCACACCATTCCACTTGTATGTTAAGCTTTTCCGCAATTACAAACGGGTCCGCTGTGTGATAACGATTGACAATAGCTTTAACAATATCTTTTACTCTATCCATAAGTACAACTCCTAATCATGCTTGTGGCGTTTCCAGAATATTGTTGCCATTGCCACACGCACTTGTTGTTTTTCTTCTTCAGTAAGATCTTCACCCCCATAGGTCATCGAACCCTCATTTGCTTCAAGAAAATCCTTCAGGTCAATGGTATCTTTCTTGGTTGCCCATTTTGGCGTGCCATTTTTTCCAAGCAAGTAGTCAGTTGTCACGGAAAAACGATCTGCAATTTTAGAAAGTGTTTCAAGATCTGGCTGTCGTTTTCCTTGTTCATAGGAAGCCAGTGTTGTTTTGGCCATGCCTAATTGCATTGCTAATCTCTCTTGCGTTAGACCAGCTTCTTTTTTTCGTAATTCTTTAAGGCGTTCAGCAAACATTGATAGGCCTCCTTCGTTAATTATAAGATTACTACGCATAATGCGTATTTTGTACAAAAATACAAAAAATACTCGTTTAGAGTATTCATGTGTTGACTAAGTACGCGAATTGTATTATATTAGTAAGCATCAAAGGTACGCGAAACGTATTACTTAGTTAGGAGGTGTTAACATGCGTCATTGGTTAAAAGAGTGGAGAGACATCAACGGACTAACGCAAAAAAAGGCTGCTGAATTTCTCGATATGCCAGAGACAACTTTAGCGTCTTACGAACAAGGGCATAGAACACCAAGTGTTGGTAGAGCTAAGAAAATGGCTGTAAGAATGAATGATATATCGAAAAAAAAACGTGTTAAATGGACTTATTTTTTTGAAGATAAAGTACACAATTCGAGTAATTAAAGGGAGATGCCAAAATGAAGCCAATAACAAGTAAAAGAGCCGCTATCGCAAATAGCAACTCTTCGGATTAAACGTTAATGACTGACAATCTTTACCACTTTGGAGCTGGCAAACACGGTGCCAGGGTCATCATCAGTGA
This Lactiplantibacillus plantarum DNA region includes the following protein-coding sequences:
- a CDS encoding ImmA/IrrE family metallo-endopeptidase, with protein sequence MDRVKDIVKAIVNRYHTADPFVIAEKLNIQVEWCDFGAMPLGKNAYDNQEPIILLNNSIKHTPTQYFILGHELGHVIFHEGLIGYYTSVKHGHSKFEREADEFSVGLMGMLFIEENGHIPYSYRELSYQYGVPFDGD
- a CDS encoding helix-turn-helix domain-containing protein; this encodes MFAERLKELRKKEAGLTQERLAMQLGMAKTTLASYEQGKRQPDLETLSKIADRFSVTTDYLLGKNGTPKWATKKDTIDLKDFLEANEGSMTYGGEDLTEEEKQQVRVAMATIFWKRHKHD
- a CDS encoding helix-turn-helix domain-containing protein, giving the protein MRHWLKEWRDINGLTQKKAAEFLDMPETTLASYEQGHRTPSVGRAKKMAVRMNDISKKKRVKWTYFFEDKVHNSSN